The sequence TTTGATAATAAACATTGCTTTTCCTGCTTGAACCTTCCATTTCTTCAGCTCTTGATAATTTGTTTCTTGTGGCGGTGTGGCGTCCCTACCTTGGACGACGATCTCCCCCAGATCCTGGCCTGCCCAGCAAGAATCTTTTATAATTCTGATCCCTGATCGGTAAAAAAATAGGTTAACGGTCCTTGACCGCAAGCATTCATAGGTTACTTATCTATAAACTTCAGCACTCTTGCTAGTAACTTTAATGTGGTCCCTGACCACCAGCTCTGATAGGTCCTTAGCCTCAGAACTTCACAGTCCCGTTTCTTAACCGTCAAGCTCCCATATGATTACCTTGACTGTCAGGCTCCGATACCAATTATTGAGTAAAAATTCTCGGCGGCGATGGTGGTTAAATAAAACACACTAGATTTTTCTTAGTGATTATGCTTGTACGGAAGTTCCACaataaacacttttttttttttattaataatattccTCACACCACCCAATATCGCTCTTTTTCTCACCCCCTCACGTCACACACCCAATTATTTCTTTCATCTCTTATCTCTTGTTCACGCCTGGAcgtacattgtttttttttctctgttgcTGGACCTGgacacacaaaaaacaaaactagccCCTGCTATTTATAGACTTGTTAAGCAGGTCTGGAGGCCTAGACTTTTCCAGGGAATTATTCTCTTACAACTCATATTCTTAATTACAAAGTAGTACAGCTGGACATATTTTTTACTTCTTCTACGTAAATGACTTGCCTTTTCTTCCCACATTGGCACCGACTGAATTGTCCACACAAGCCATTATTTCCTTAACAGCTAAGGAATTGTAGAAGAATATTCTGGATTGAACCTCAACATACCTTTTTGCTCCTGGCTCTACTTTCTGTCGGCCACAAGCCATTATTTCCTTAACAGCTAAGGAATTGTAGAAGAATATTCTGGATTGAACCTCAACATACCTTTTTGCTCCTGGCTCTACTTTCTGTCGGCCACAAGCCATTATTTCCTTAACAGCTAAGGAATTGTAGAAGAATATTCTGGATTGAACCTCAACATACCTTCTTGCTCCTGGCTCTACTTTCTGTCGGCCACAAGCCATTATTTCCTTAACAGCTAAGGAATTGTAGAAGAATATTCTGGATTGAACCTCAACATACCTTCTTGCTCCTGGCTCTACTTTCTGTCGACCCTGcctcgttttcttttcttgcactTGTTGTTTATCGGCATCGCAGTCGGAAGGACTGGGAGTGAAGCAGTTCTTGAAGGATCGCTGCTGTTGATCAGAGGAGCCAAGGTAGGGTTGAAAGGAACATACACGGTAGTACTGTCATCCATTGTATTCCTTGGTAACCTGCCCATTTCCGTCCACCGATCTTGTTTCAAATTGAACAGCcgcaataatttcttttttggcCCACAATTCAGAACAAGCCTCTCACCATCAAAGAAAATGGGTTGAGCCACTCTTGATAACCCTTTGATCTTGTTCCTGACAAGCCCCCACTTGCTGTTTTCATAATCAAGAAGAGTCCACATCATAATTTGTCTCTTGAAAACACATACCACATAAAGAAAACCATCCGCAGCTCCGAACCATGAATAATCTTGATAGTTAGGCCATGCTAGTCGCATTTCTCGAGGCATACCGATGAGTGTAGcttcttctttctctacatTAAACGCAACAATATCACCGAAGGCCCTATACCAGTGCAAATGTCCATTCAAGTACACTGCTTGACCTCTCAACTCATAAAAATAAGGCTGCATAGGAATTAAATGTCTCAAGAACAGCTTGCATGTAGATTGTCTCCATGAGTTTGCACTTGAATCGAATATCTTAAAGCCATAAACATCTTCATCTTGTGGCATATTCAAGATCTGTTCTCTGTAAACATGAACTAACTTGAATTCAAGCGAAGAGAAACCAATTGGGTCATAAGCCAAACCTAAATCACATTTAGCGCCATATGGGGTTTCAAGTGCTGGTATAGTCTGGATTCTATCAGGTAAAATAGGGTTACAAACAGAAAGACTAGAATCAGAGAGACCTAGAACAAGGCCATTGCAAGAAGCTATGATCTGCGAATTTATGGGAACAACTTTAGGATTATTGTGGATATTTGGTTTTGAATGAAAAGAACAGAAGAGCATCTTATCTGCACTCCTACCTGTAAACCGAAGAAGACCATGTACCTCATCAGGGTT is a genomic window of Populus alba chromosome 5, ASM523922v2, whole genome shotgun sequence containing:
- the LOC118061898 gene encoding putative F-box protein At4g09190 codes for the protein MERLCEDLVSDILLCLPAKSAVRFRCLSKYYDQLVSDPRFATSHALRSNPDEVHGLLRFTGRSADKMLFCSFHSKPNIHNNPKVVPINSQIIASCNGLVLGLSDSSLSVCNPILPDRIQTIPALETPYGAKCDLGLAYDPIGFSSLEFKLVHVYREQILNMPQDEDVYGFKIFDSSANSWRQSTCKLFLRHLIPMQPYFYELRGQAVYLNGHLHWYRAFGDIVAFNVEKEEATLIGMPREMRLAWPNYQDYSWFGAADGFLYVVCVFKRQIMMWTLLDYENSKWGLVRNKIKGLSRVAQPIFFDGERLVLNCGPKKKLLRLFNLKQDRWTEMGRLPRNTMDDSTTVYVPFNPTLAPLINSSDPSRTASLPVLPTAMPINNKCKKRKRGRVDRK